From one Doryrhamphus excisus isolate RoL2022-K1 chromosome 9, RoL_Dexc_1.0, whole genome shotgun sequence genomic stretch:
- the LOC131135411 gene encoding acetylcholine receptor subunit alpha: MNVLSPILYLAFLTAAAWASNDETRLVKTLFTGYNKVVRPVSHFSDPVVVTVGLQLIQLISVDEVNQIVSSNVRLKQQWKDVNLHWNPEDYGGIRKIRIPSTDIWRPDLVLYNNADGDFAIVHETKVLLEHTGLITWNPPAIFKSYCEIIVLHFPFDLQNCSMKLGTWTYDGNLVVVNPDSDRPDLSNFMESGEWVMKDFRSWKHWVYYACCPETPYLDITYHFLMLRLPLYFIVNVIIPCMLFSFLTGLVFYLPTDSGEKMTLSISVLLSLTVFLLVIVELIPSTSSAVPLIGKYMLFTMVFVIASIIITVIVINTHHRSPSTHTMPDWVRKLFIETIPNIMFFSTMKRPGKEKPVRNIYGGDFDISDISGNQASAVPYQSPITKNPDVRSAIEGVKYIAETMKSDEESNNAAEEWKFVAMVLDHILLCVFMAVCLIGTLGVFAGRLIELSML; the protein is encoded by the exons ATGAATGTGTTATCGCCCATTTTATACCTCGCTTTTCTGACAG CTGCCGCCTGGGCTTCCAATGATGAAACCCGCCTGGTCAAAACTCTCTTCACCGGTTACAATAAGGTGGTTCGGCCCGTCAGTCACTTCAGCGACCCGGTGGTTGTCACCGTGGGCCTGCAGCTCATCCAGCTCATCAGCGTG GATGAAGTCAACCAGATTGTCAGCAGCAACGTTCGCCTCAAACAG CAATGGAAAGACGTGAACTTGCACTGGAACCCGGAAGATTATGGCGGCATCAGAAAGATCCGAATTCCTTCCACGGACATCTGGCGACCCGACCTGGTGCTCTACAACAA CGCCGATGGTGACTTTGCTATAGTGCATGAGACCAAAGTGCTGCTGGAGCACACGGGGTTGATCACGTGGAACCCTCCGGCCATCTTCAAGAGCTACTGCGAGATCATCGTGCTGCACTTCCCCTTCGACCTGCAGAACTGCAGCATGAAACTGGGCACCTGGACCTACGACGGCAACTTAGTCGTCGTCAATCCC GATAGCGATCGTCCTGACTTGAGCAACTTCATGGAGAGCGGGGAGTGGGTGATGAAGGACTTCCGCAGCTGGAAGCACTGGGTGTACTACGCCTGCTGCCCAGAGACCCCCTACCTGGACATCACCTACCACTTCCTCATGCTCCGCCTCCCCCTCTACTTCATCGTCAACGTCATCATCCCTTGCATGCTCTTCTCCTTCCTGACCGGACTTGTCTTCTATCTGCCTACAGACTCTG GTGAGAAGATGACCCTCAGCATCTCTGTGCTGCTTTCACTGACCGTCTTCCTGCTGGTCATCGTGGAGCTCATCCCCTCCACCTCCAGCGCCGTCCCGCTCATTGGGAAGTACATGCTCTTCACCATGGTGTTCGTCATTgcctccatcatcatcaccgtCATTGTCATCAACACTCACCACCgctcccccagcacacacaccaTGCCTGACTGGGTGCGCAAG CTTTTCATCGAGACCATTCCAAACATCATGTTCTTCTCAACCATGAAGCGGCCCGGGAAGGAAAAGCCGGTGAGGAACATCTACGGCGGCGACTTTGACATCTCAGACATCTCCGGCAACCAGGCCTCTGCCGTGCCCTACCAGTCACCCATCACCAAAAACCCTGACGTCCGCAGCGCCATCGAAGGAGTCAAGTACATTGCGGAAACCATGAAATCAGACGAAGAGTCCAACAAC GCTGCTGAGGAGTGGAAGTTTGTGGCCATGGTTTTGGACCACATCCTGCTTTGCGTCTTCATGGCCGTGTGTCTCATCGGCACTTTAGGCGTGTTTGCCGGACGTCTCATTGAGCTGAGCATGCTCTAG